TATTTTTCTAACTTTATGCTCCATTGTAATGTTTTATCTCTGCAGGAACCCTTGTTGTGATTACAGTACCTTACTGGATATTAGCATCACTATTTCTGTTTGTTGATGTCACTGGAAGGCCTGAATTTATAGTTAGATATAAAGTCCAGCCTGACAAGAATGCACCAGTAAGTGTGTTTAATTTTGTTGATacatgttggggggggggggggggggggttataagTTTTTACTTGGCTGCATAATGGGTACAGGTGTACTCTGGCAGATTCAAATTACAGGCACAAACTCAACAAGAAATTTAGGTCAACAGTCTAAATTTCAGCCAGAACTATGGGTCAAATGTCtgcattcagccagaaaatgggagttaaatgtcaatatttcacCAAAATGAAAGGGTGAAGTTTATGCTGCACCGGTATCTGAATAATGAATTTTCTCAGAAAAGTGTGAAAATCCGAGTATGATTTGGAAATGAGATTATCCAAAATATTGGGTCAAAAGTTTTATGTGCAGTCAAAGAAGGCGTCACACCTGTGTATAATGCTTAAAAATCAAGAGTCGCTATGTGAGTCGAAATAGGGGGATCAAACACGTTACATAGGTACATACCTATGACTTTTCTATGTGAGTGTCCCTGCCCCCCCCCAGTTGTCATGATACGTCCCTGTTCATTGGTTTGTGTTTTATATAATGAAATTCATGTTTTTCATTTATCAACATATATAGGTAGACCCAGTAAAGTTACGTAAGGCCATTTTGACTGTGCTTTTCAATCAAATTGTGGTTAACTTTTGTCTGATCCCAGTGGTCTACCCTCTCTACGTGTGGAGAGGTGTACACTTGAGTTCTGAATTACCAAGCTTTCACTGGGTATTGATTGAACTTACTGTCTTCCTTCTTGTAGAAGAAGTTGGCTTTTACTATAGCCATAGGTAAATATCTTCTTGTTTAATCAATAGGATATAGCCTtacttaattctgtttctcatgatcTTACAGATCCTGTATTTCTGCAATCTagcaaaataaattaaaaattgaataattttaaaaattgatgtcCTGTATGGTaggattagaaaaaaaaatctcataATGGCACTGATTGTAAGATGGTGATTCCACAGGTGCATAGGTCTGAGTGAAAATTATTGTTCATTGGTGATATTTGGGatctttaaaaaacaaattgagaGTTTTCTTCTTGTCATTTCCAAATCATTTAGACAGttacatagtctgtaaggtatgccatgacgaggcgccctcacacaacgGCCAACCCCCaagaggaggctggtgagggcgaGACATCACAAAGTATCTTACAGTCAAACATCATGTTGACTATAGTGgtatagtgtgtatatatatatatatatatatatatatatatatatatatatatatatatatatatatatatatatatatatatatatatatatatatatatatatatatatatatatatatatatacatgtatatatatatatatatatatatatatatatatatatatatatatatatatatatatatatgtatatatatatatatatatatatatatatatataattgatatacatttttgtatatatatattctggctttggattaggattaaaaatACCAACTAATCTTTACACTTCATGAATTTCTTGCGTATAGATTGTTACATCATCCCATGCTTTACAAGCATATACATAAAATTCACCATGAATGGACTGCACCAATCTGCATTATCTCTATCTATTCCCACCCAATTGAACATATCATGTCAAATATGCTACCACCGATGTTGGGGCCATTACTGATGGGCTCACATGTTGCTACAGCCTGGTTGTGGTTTGTCATGGCCCTCAATTCTACTCTCATAGCTCATAGTGGTTATCATCTACCATTCCTACCTTCAAATGAAGCCCATGACTTTCACCATGTATCGTGAGTATAGACCAAGTGTCAGAAATTCTTCACCGTTATCATAGTATTTTTGTCCTAATTATATCAAGTATAGATACAAATATTATCGTGACGACTGCAAAATTCATAATAGACTATTTGAGTCAGGATCAAAGACagtatttgattttattttgttgtgttttgcaTTTCAGTCTGCTTCACACATTGCAAATTGGTACATGAACTGCTTCACACATTCCAAATTGTTATGTGAAATGCTTTACATTAGTTGCAAATAGTAACTTATATGAACTGCTTCATATATTAAATTGCAAATTGTTATAATGAAGTTTATCACATTGTGAATTGTTCAGCGAATTTTTTCACATAAGTTGCAAATTGTTATATGAACTGTTTCACACGTGGGATGCAACTTGTTATAATCTTAACTGCTTCACACGTACATGTTGATATGAGCTGGTTCACACTGTCACACATGTTGCAAATTAACTGCTTCACACTAGTCATGAATCAGTAATGTGAACTGTTTCATACACATCACGAATTGGTAATGTGAATGGCTTCACGGAAGTTGCAAATCCTTGTGTGAACTGCTTGAAGTTTTCGAGTCGCAAATTGCTATGTGAATTAAAGTTTGTTCAGGTCACACTAACATTTTGTTAATTTAGCATTGTGTATTTTTTCCAGGTTTGTCAACAACTTTGGTGTGCTTGGAGTCTTAGATCACTTACATGGTACTGATAAATTATTTCGGGCAAGTAAAGCATACCAGCGCAATTATGTATCTTTTTGTTGGACACCTTTGTTACAGCTGGTGCCAGATGATCCAAAGATAAAACCACAGTAATGAAAATAAGCTGCATGAAGACACGTTGGCATATTTCTAGACTGACTTTGAATCATTAGAGGTGTTACAGTAAGGTATTAAAATGTGTACAGCAGAAAACCCATATTACATTCAGATACCtatgtttatttacatactTTTAGAGTATTACAATTCTAAGAGACTTTAACTCAACCAACTCAATATTTGCAACTTTCTGCACATTTGGAAAGGTGTATGCACTTCAATGCAAAACCAGCGCTTGTGGTTTTTCTATCTTGTAATTTATAATTCATTGTCATGCTTTATAGGTTTGCTATGCAATGGTTCTTTTCCAACTTTGATCAGTACCAAGTTGTTTTGACCAAAAGAAACTTTTTCATCGGATGAAATTTTACAGTTTGAAGCTTGGTTATAAATACTAATTTAGTTGTACAATTTTaaagagaaatgaaaaatatttagTGTGACATTGTGGAAATGATGACAGTACTATTGGTGTAATGTTCACTGTGTTTTGTATTTAGAGATTGTAAATAGttgaatatttaaaacatttactttatattttatgttaaattttatgtattttagCTACTTTAGAATGTTGTGGTTTGAAGGATAATGCTTGAATGTTGTAATTAAATAGtacaattatattgaatttattaTACTTTATGCATTTTAGCTACTTTCAGGGCATGTTATATGGTTTGAAGGACAATGCTTGACTGTTTTAAACATCTCTTTATGGATTTCAGATGCTTTCAACATGTGATCTATTTGAAGGATAATACTTGaatgttttaaacatttaaCATTATGCTTGAATTTATTAAAAATTTACTTTATGCATTGTAGTTGCTTTCAGGATGTAATGGGATTTGAAGGATAATACTTGAATGTTTTTaacatttaatatattcaatttatCAACTTTATGGATTGTAGATGCTTTCAACAGGTGATATGTTGTTGGAAGGGGTATAATACTTTAATGTTTTAAACACTtaacatttcattcaatttattCACCTTTATACCTTTTAGCTGCTTTCAGGATGTAATGCGTGATTTAAAGGATAAAgcttgaatgttttgaaaatttaacaTTATGAATTTATTAAACTCCTTTGCGTTGTAGCTAATTTCAGAGTGTGATATAAAGCAATTTGAAGGATAAAGCTTGACTGGTTTGAACATTTGACATGACATTGAATTTTTTCAACTCTATACCTTTTCGCTGCTTTCAGGATGTGATACTTGATTTAAAGGATAAAGCGTGAATGTTTTGAGCATTTGACATGCTTGAATTTTTACTTTTTAACTGCTTTTaagatttgtttttgtttacacaATTTTCATGGAGAATGCTTTTTCTGGTCTTTGAAATATAACATGAGAATAAGAAAGGGGAGACTTTTCCAGGTtttaacatttacatacacCTAATCAATTAATAAAATGATGAGATGGAGAAAGTATGCAAAATTGTAGATCACTATGCAATagcaaaatatatacatgaattATAGCTGGTTGAATATTTTCAAGATTAGTCCTTCCATGTGTTGGTGTTAATTGAAGAATTTACTTATTTTATGATGAATGTTGGCGTTT
The genomic region above belongs to Glandiceps talaboti chromosome 8, keGlaTala1.1, whole genome shotgun sequence and contains:
- the LOC144439455 gene encoding fatty acid hydroxylase domain-containing protein 2-like, coding for MERDQILNKPSCRSDVQLSTEPKTYRLTLLIDTLKQYSLYLFVTGAAICVFAAARNTIIWHVQHVWRGSGDFCQYGWLQVYETFDGNQWAIGVYGTLVVITVPYWILASLFLFVDVTGRPEFIVRYKVQPDKNAPVDPVKLRKAILTVLFNQIVVNFCLIPVVYPLYVWRGVHLSSELPSFHWVLIELTVFLLVEEVGFYYSHRLLHHPMLYKHIHKIHHEWTAPICIISIYSHPIEHIMSNMLPPMLGPLLMGSHVATAWLWFVMALNSTLIAHSGYHLPFLPSNEAHDFHHVSFVNNFGVLGVLDHLHGTDKLFRASKAYQRNYVSFCWTPLLQLVPDDPKIKPQ